The following coding sequences are from one Granulicella arctica window:
- a CDS encoding energy transducer TonB, which yields MKSGLPLALFLSIALPFVHAQTPVVNDEPITPPTIVYPAEAKQKHIQGTVELEVRVSETGRVTAVKALSGPEELRQAAVDAYSLASYKPMIRAGKAVPAVVTTKVDFSLHEAPPSPDDLVAKDFEPVHEQCETLERAKDANALGVCQQALDIAGRFTPTGHMVAHAVAFNDVALVLLRQGKPKEAAAVGENAVTTVADAYPGSLAAANAYITRAETRLRVHDLKRSLEDCVEAERILHGLLDQALAPYLAQDMKAQLKGVLRLHAVVLRENHQAWKAKPLEDEADKL from the coding sequence TTGAAGTCTGGATTGCCGCTCGCTCTTTTTCTCAGTATCGCGCTTCCTTTTGTCCATGCTCAGACGCCGGTCGTCAACGACGAGCCGATTACGCCGCCGACGATTGTGTACCCGGCTGAGGCGAAGCAGAAGCACATCCAGGGAACCGTGGAGCTGGAGGTGCGGGTGTCGGAGACAGGGCGAGTGACGGCGGTGAAGGCGCTCTCAGGGCCTGAAGAGCTGCGGCAAGCGGCGGTGGATGCGTATTCGCTGGCGAGCTACAAGCCGATGATACGAGCGGGCAAGGCGGTTCCGGCGGTGGTAACGACGAAGGTGGATTTTTCTCTGCATGAGGCTCCGCCGTCGCCGGATGATCTGGTGGCGAAGGACTTTGAGCCGGTGCATGAGCAGTGCGAGACGCTGGAGCGGGCGAAGGATGCGAACGCCCTCGGGGTGTGCCAGCAGGCACTGGATATCGCGGGACGATTCACCCCAACCGGACATATGGTGGCACATGCGGTGGCGTTCAACGACGTTGCGCTGGTGTTGCTACGGCAGGGCAAGCCGAAGGAAGCAGCCGCAGTCGGCGAGAATGCGGTGACGACCGTGGCAGATGCGTATCCAGGGTCGCTGGCGGCGGCGAATGCTTACATTACACGGGCGGAGACGCGGTTGCGCGTGCACGACCTGAAGCGCAGCCTTGAGGATTGTGTGGAGGCGGAGCGGATTCTGCACGGGTTGCTTGACCAGGCACTGGCCCCCTATCTGGCACAAGATATGAAGGCTCAGTTGAAGGGAGTGCTCCGGCTGCATGCGGTGGTGCTGCGGGAGAATCATCAGGCGTGGAAGGCGAAGCCGCTGGAGGATGAGGCAGACAAGCTTTAG